Proteins from one Cyprinus carpio isolate SPL01 chromosome B15, ASM1834038v1, whole genome shotgun sequence genomic window:
- the LOC109076266 gene encoding olfactory receptor 52J3-like, giving the protein MYPNESVLSLVLTLHSLELPETSIYPAFIFGLITYLLILLCNLTIIITICLNRNLHKPMYILLLNLPINDAMNASILFPHLLYSIWSQDRSISYPACFLQGFFVHLNGGASYLILTAMAYDRYIAICCPLRYGAIMTTNNLVKIITGMWLLNFILITVVFSILVPYRICQTHMTDLVCYKTALMKLLCDGIEVNNIFGLSCIIFYHGLSLSAVAFTYIHILITCVTNKQSDAKIKALQTCGTHLVVFLLLEFNTLFPSVAHRSEFVPGFLRRVVSISNFVFPPLVNPLVYGFKTKEIRQKIFTCFKIKKISNF; this is encoded by the coding sequence ATGTATCCAAATGAATCTGTCCTCTCGCTGGTCTTGACTTTGCACTCTCTGGAACTGCCTGAGACGAGCATTTATCCTGCATTCATATTTGGATTAATAACCTACTTGTTAATCTTACTCTGCAATCTAaccattattattacaatttgtttgAACAGAAATCTTCACAAACCAATGTACATACTGTTGCTCAACCTGCCAATCAATGACGCAATGAATGCTTCAATCCTTTTTCCTCACCTGCTGTATAGTATATGGTCTCAGGACAGATCAATATCATATCCTGCATGTTTTCTTCAAGGCTTTTTTGTACACCTGAATGGTGGAGCATCTTATCTTATTCTTACCGCTATGGCCTATGACAGGTATATCGCTATCTGCTGCCCACTGAGATATGGAGCCATTATGACTACCAATAACTTGGTAAAAATCATTACTGGGATGTggcttttaaattttattcttatAACTGTAGTTTTCTCCATTCTGGTACCTTACAGGATTTGCCAGACACATATGACAGATCTTGTCTGCTATAAGACAGCATTAATGAAACTCTTATGTGACGGCATAGAGGTGAATAATATCTTTGGGTTGAGTTGCATAATTTTTTACCACGGCCTTTCACTTTCTGCTGTGGCAtttacatacattcatatattaaTTACTTGTGTTACTAATAAGCAGTCTGATGCAAAGATTAAGGCACTTCAGACATGTGGTACACATTTGGTCGTCTTCCTGTTGTTAGAGTTTAACACACTGTTTCCTAGTGTTGCCCATCGATCTGAGTTTGTTCCTGGATTCTTACGCAGAGTTGTTTCTATTTCCAATTTTGTCTTTCCTCCTCTTGTGAATCCACTTGTTTATGGTTTTAAAACCAAAGAGATCAGGCAAAAAATTTTCACCTGTTTCAAAATCAAGAAGATAAGCAATTTCTGA
- the LOC109076265 gene encoding olfactory receptor 52J3-like produces the protein MYPNGSVLSLVLTLHSLELPEISIYPTFIFGLITYLFILLCNLTVVVTICMNRNLHKPMYILLLNLEINDAMGATSLFPQLLYSIWSQDRSISYSACLLQGFFVHLYGGASYVILTAMAYDRYIAICCPLRYGAIMTTNNLVKIITGMWLLNFILITVVFSILVPYRICQTHMTDLVCYKATLMKLLCDGIEVNNIFGLFCIVFYHGLALFVVVFTYIHILITCVTNKQSDAKIKALQTCGTHLVVFLLLEFNTLFPILAHRSEFVPGFLRRVFSISNFIFPPLVNPLVYGFKTKEIRQKIFTYFKNKKISSF, from the coding sequence ATGTATCCAAATGGATCTGTCCTCTCACTGGTCCTGACATTACACTCTTTGGAACTGCCTGAGATAAGCATTTATCCTACATTCATATTTGGATTAATAACATACTTGTTCATCTTACTCTGCAATTTAACAGTTGTCGTCACCATTTGCATGAACAGAAATCTTCACAAACCAATGTACATACTGTTGCTCAACCTGGAAATCAATGATGCAATGGGTGCTACAAGCCTATTTCCTCAGCTGCTGTATAGTATATGGTCTCAGGACAGATCAATATCCTATTCTGCTTGTTTGCTTCAAGGATTTTTTGTACATCTTTATGGTGGCGCATCGTATGTTATTCTTACCGCTATGGCCTATGACAGGTATATCGCTATCTGCTGCCCACTGAGATATGGAGCCATTATGACTACCAATAACTTGGTGAAAATCATAACTGGGATGTggcttttaaattttattcttatAACTGTAGTTTTCTCCATTCTGGTACCTTACAGGATTTGCCAGACACACATGACAGATCTAGTCTGCTATAAGGCTACATTAATGAAACTCTTATGTGACGGCATAGAAGTGAACAATATATTTGGGttgttttgtatagttttttacCATGGTCTTGcgctttttgttgttgtatttacatatattcatatattaatcaCTTGTGTTACTAATAAGCAGTCTGATGCAAAGATTAAGGCACTTCAGACATGTGGTACACATTTGGTCGTCTTCCTGTTGTTAGAGTTTAACACACTTTTTCCTATTCTTGCACATCGGTCTGAGTTTGTTCCTGGTTTCCTACGCAGAGTGTTTTCTATTTCCAATTTTATCTTTCCTCCTCTTGTGAATCCACTTGTGTATGGTTTTAAAACAAAAGAGATCAGACAGAAAATTTTTacctattttaaaaacaagaagATAAGCAGTTTCTAA